One Coccinella septempunctata chromosome 8, icCocSept1.1, whole genome shotgun sequence genomic window carries:
- the LOC123319019 gene encoding protein phtf isoform X2 — MYQKKIGTYDKQQWETSIEQKILNGLNNISMRSTKPNTNLIDLDLVRGSSFTKAKPQHGLVTVAKQATLRCVLLPFYAKWWIRRTSKLEFGIFLALYLLLWANITIYFIQGHSSKELDMSMMLPYTEILIPFTMTWVMTLIFSQIVSTKPLTEPSKKTRGHKPKQFRRRRNQVRKNDSRVSFADSSVDSSTPKVTVTQPEEEVDVVEPVPKNEETEQDDPAPSDEGNKEEEEDIPVIQNDAERRDKCYCKSRRPLNFLAVRRPRTQGDDDGFESFCGNGSRTSEEEIPTSPDCHVCKKCNRWIRQVQGVKNFLDNRSNSESRAFSSDSESEADIRRLPSALRKMNYSHVESTLDDTDEFTEQVEWMGVTTNSDDCSYTSDMDDVRSNSRLRSSCEYNYTPTAILNPPSAKVSCTVWERREIKKADLSMLDISSAIIARVESMPESMDYFYIGVCVSVVLAFLPIIHRSAKDMISFAEFEHIIFNFVLEVNCNRLLNAMSEILNDCYGTTFWERIFRINASVQRCTLATFYFFLLSVAERTFKQRFLYAKLFSHLTSFRKAQKSKLPHFRLNKVRNIKTWLSVRAYLKRRGPQRSVDVIVSTAFILMMMLMSFLCIELLKETLSLNILSNVEALVWCFGLGIFLLRFLTLGTRINKKYRNLSVLLTEQINLHLQIEQKPHKKEELNVANNVLKLAIDLLKELESPFKIIGFSANPIIANITKVVILSAFSGVLSDMLGFKLKLHKIKIK; from the exons AT GTATCAGAAGAAAATTGGAACCTACGATAAACAACAATGGGAAACCAGTATAGAACAAAAAATTCTCAATGGTTTGAATAACATTTCGATGAGAAGCACTAAACCAAACACCAACCTTATTGATCTCGATTTAGTGAGAG GTTCATCTTTCACTAAAGCCAAACCACAGCATGGCCTAGTAACCGTGGCCAAGCAGGCAACGCTACGATGTGTTTTGTTGCCTTTTTATGCAAAATGGTGGATTCGTCGTACCTCAAAGTTAGAATTTGGAATTTTCCTGGCTCTTTACTTGCTACTTTGGGCAAACATAACTATTTATTTCATCCAAGGGCATTCTTCTAAAGAACTGGATATGTCGATG ATGCTTCCGTACACAGAAATTCTCATTCCTTTCACCATGACCTGGGTTATGACCTTGATCTTCTCTCAAATAGTTTCTACTAAACCTCTGACAGAACCTTCTAAAAAAACGAGAGGTCACAAACCGAAGCAATTCAGAAGAAGGAGGAATCAGGTGCGAAAAAATGACTCTCGCGTTTCTTTTGCTGACTCGTCTGTGGACTCGTCAACTCCAAAAGTGACAGTGACACAGCCAGAAGAAGAGGTAGATGTCGTTGAACCTGTTCCGAAAAATGAGGAAACTGAACAGGACGATCCTGCTCCTAGTGATGAAGGCAAcaaagaggaagaagaagataTTCCGGTTATCCAGAATGACGCTGAAAGACGGGATAAATGTTATTGCAAAAGTAGaag GCCTTTGAACTTTCTAGCAGTTAGGAGACCTCGCACCCAAGGTGATGATGACGGTTTTGAGAGCTTTTGCGGTAATGGTTCTCGAACCAGTGAAGAAGAAATACCGACCTCCCCAGATTGTCATGTTTGCAAAAAGTGCAATAGATGGATCAGGCAAGTTCAAGgggtaaagaattttttggacAATAGATCGAATAGTGAAAGTAGAGCATTCAGTTCCGATAGTGAAAGTGAAGCTGATATAAGAAGGCTACCATCCGCTTTG AGGAAAATGAATTACTCTCATGTTGAGAGTACTCTTGACGATACAGATGAATTCACTGAGCAGGTTGAATGGATGGGCGTTACGACCAATAGTGACGATTGCAGCTACACTTCAGATATGGACGATGTGAGAAGTAATAGTAGGTTAAGGAGCAGCTGCGAGTACAACTACACACCAACAGCCATCTTGAACCCCCCAAGTGCAAAAG TCAGCTGTACTGTTTGGGAAAGAAGGGAAATCAAAAAGGCAGATCTGTCAATGTTAGATATCAGCTCCGCAATCATCGCTAGGGTGGAATCGATGCCCGAGTCCATGGATTATTTTTACATTGGGGTCTGCGTATCCGTGGTACTGGCCTTTTTACCCATCATCCACCGTTCAGCCAAGGATATGATATCTTTCGCCGAATTTGAGCATATTATCTTCAATTTCGTTCTGGAGGTCAACTGCAACCGACTGCTGAATGCTATGTCGGAAATCTTGAATGACTGCTACGGAACAACCTTCTG GGAGAGGATATTCAGAATAAACGCATCTGTTCAGAGATGCACCCTAGCTACATTTTACTTTTTCTTGCTCTCTGTAGCGGAAAGAACTTTCAAACAACGTTTCCTCTACGCGAAGCTATTCTCACATCTGACCTCATTTCGTAAAGCACAAAAATCGAAACTTCCCCATTTCAGATTGAACAAGGTTAGGAATATAAAGACGTGGTTGTCCGTCAGGGCCTACTTGAAGAGGAGGGGACCGCAAAGATCGGTGGATGTTATCGTGTCCACCGCTTTCATACTCATGATGATGCTTATGTCGTTCCTATGCATCGAATTGTTGAAG gaaacACTTTCCttgaatattttgtcgaatgTTGAAGCTTTGGTTTGGTGTTTTGGACTGGGCATTTTTCTGTTACGATTTCTCACCCTAGGAACGAGGATCAACAAGAAATACAGAAACTTGTCTGTTCTTTTAACGGAACAGATCAATCTGCATCTACAGATTGAGCAGAAGCCGCATAAGAAAGAAGAGTTGAATGTGGCTAACAACGTGCTTAAACTGGCCATTGATCTGTTGAAG GAGTTGGAAAGTCCCTTTAAAATCATAGGATTTTCTGCTAATCCAATCATCGCCAACATCACGAAAGTGGTCATACTTTCTGCTTTCTCCGGCGTTTTATCGGACATGTTAGGCTTCAAACTGAAACTCCATAAGATAAAAATCAAATAA
- the LOC123318522 gene encoding sorting nexin-4-like isoform X1, whose protein sequence is MEGISTNGNTQVVQVKKVNLLGQLEISVSESEKRANGTLNIRDYFTVYSVEVKVNNPELLNSRKLVKVTSVWRRYTEFEQLRKYLVVTYPFIVVPPLPEKRVMFGWQKTSTDTFDPIFVDRRRAGLENFLLRVAAHPILGWDIQFLEFLQNEEGWRESHKSNGYLQAVESTFKNLSISVRSKKRSGEFEELKHYSNTLYTNLNNLLKARARIAEKLYTIHKLHANYGRVFSEWSVVEKDMGDALQKTGHYLDSLASSVDGTLEDEEILIDQMKEYLFFADSLQQVCRHRDMLQLQLESAEENVNNKNLEREKALQGKISLISKLFGSVDTEELREAKVSFLDQQIEEGSNAVVKNKESLREFTDKAMEDINRFQEQKILDLKDILTSYAFLQLKASKKNLQTWTQVRDCLQNIT, encoded by the exons ATGGAGGGTATAAGCACAAATGGAAATACACAAGTTGTTCAAGTGAAAAAG GTAAATTTGCTTGGACAGTTGGAGATTTCTGTGTCCGAATCTGAAAAACGAGCTAATGGTACTTTGAATATCAGGGATTATTTCACTGTTTACTCTGTTGAAGTGAA AGTTAACAATCCCGAACTGTTAAATAGTAGAAAATTGGTCAAAGTAACATCTGTATGGAGAAGGTACACAGAGTTTGAGCAACTCCGAAAGTATTTAGTTGTAACCTATCCTTTCATTGTTGTACCTCCTTTGCCTGAGAAAAGGGTTATGTTTGGATGGCAGAAAACCTCTACGGATACATTTGACCCAATTTTTGTAGATCGAAGAAGGGCTggtcttgaaaattttctactTAGAGTAGCAGCCCACCCTATACTTGGATGGGATATACAATTCTTAGAATTTCTCCAAAATGAAGAAGGGTGGAGAGAATCACATAAAAGCAATG GCTATTTGCAAGCTGTTGAAAGTACATTCAAGAACCTATCCATATCCGTAAGATCGAAAAAGAGAAGTGGAGAGTTTGAGGAATTGAAGCACTACAGCAATACTTTGTATACAAACCTAAATAACCTCCTCAAAGCTAGGGCTAGGATAGCTGAAAAACTATATACAATTCATAAATTGCATGCAAACTATGGAAGGGTCTTCAGTGAGTGGAGCGTTGTGGAGAAGGATATGGGGGATGCGCTACAAAAAACTGGTCATTATCTGGATTCCCTGGCATCTTCAGTAGATGGGACTCTTGAAGACGAAGAAATTTTGATTGACCAGATGAAGGAATACTTATTTTTCGCCGATTCTCTTCAGCAAGTTTGTAGGCATCGTGACATGTTACAACTACAGTTAGAATCGGCTGAGGAAAAtgtcaataataaaaatctGGAACGTGAAAAGGCCCTACAGGGAAAGATAAGTCTCATCTCAAAACTTTTTGGTTCTGTGGACACTGAGGAACTGAGAGAAGCGAAAGTAAGCTTCTTGGATCAGCAGATTGAAGAAGGCAGCAATGCTGTTGTCAAAAATAAGGAGAGTTTGAG gGAGTTCACAGATAAGGCTATGGAAGATATAAATAGGTTCCAGGAACAGAAAATATTAGATCTCAAGGATATACTTACAAGCTATGCCTTCTTACAACTGAAAGCAAGTAAAAAG AATCTTCAAACATGGACCCAAGTGAGAGATTGTCTCCAAAACATCACCTGA
- the LOC123318522 gene encoding sorting nexin-4-like isoform X2 — protein sequence MLAVATLSKNQVNLLGQLEISVSESEKRANGTLNIRDYFTVYSVEVKVNNPELLNSRKLVKVTSVWRRYTEFEQLRKYLVVTYPFIVVPPLPEKRVMFGWQKTSTDTFDPIFVDRRRAGLENFLLRVAAHPILGWDIQFLEFLQNEEGWRESHKSNGYLQAVESTFKNLSISVRSKKRSGEFEELKHYSNTLYTNLNNLLKARARIAEKLYTIHKLHANYGRVFSEWSVVEKDMGDALQKTGHYLDSLASSVDGTLEDEEILIDQMKEYLFFADSLQQVCRHRDMLQLQLESAEENVNNKNLEREKALQGKISLISKLFGSVDTEELREAKVSFLDQQIEEGSNAVVKNKESLREFTDKAMEDINRFQEQKILDLKDILTSYAFLQLKASKKNLQTWTQVRDCLQNIT from the exons GTAAATTTGCTTGGACAGTTGGAGATTTCTGTGTCCGAATCTGAAAAACGAGCTAATGGTACTTTGAATATCAGGGATTATTTCACTGTTTACTCTGTTGAAGTGAA AGTTAACAATCCCGAACTGTTAAATAGTAGAAAATTGGTCAAAGTAACATCTGTATGGAGAAGGTACACAGAGTTTGAGCAACTCCGAAAGTATTTAGTTGTAACCTATCCTTTCATTGTTGTACCTCCTTTGCCTGAGAAAAGGGTTATGTTTGGATGGCAGAAAACCTCTACGGATACATTTGACCCAATTTTTGTAGATCGAAGAAGGGCTggtcttgaaaattttctactTAGAGTAGCAGCCCACCCTATACTTGGATGGGATATACAATTCTTAGAATTTCTCCAAAATGAAGAAGGGTGGAGAGAATCACATAAAAGCAATG GCTATTTGCAAGCTGTTGAAAGTACATTCAAGAACCTATCCATATCCGTAAGATCGAAAAAGAGAAGTGGAGAGTTTGAGGAATTGAAGCACTACAGCAATACTTTGTATACAAACCTAAATAACCTCCTCAAAGCTAGGGCTAGGATAGCTGAAAAACTATATACAATTCATAAATTGCATGCAAACTATGGAAGGGTCTTCAGTGAGTGGAGCGTTGTGGAGAAGGATATGGGGGATGCGCTACAAAAAACTGGTCATTATCTGGATTCCCTGGCATCTTCAGTAGATGGGACTCTTGAAGACGAAGAAATTTTGATTGACCAGATGAAGGAATACTTATTTTTCGCCGATTCTCTTCAGCAAGTTTGTAGGCATCGTGACATGTTACAACTACAGTTAGAATCGGCTGAGGAAAAtgtcaataataaaaatctGGAACGTGAAAAGGCCCTACAGGGAAAGATAAGTCTCATCTCAAAACTTTTTGGTTCTGTGGACACTGAGGAACTGAGAGAAGCGAAAGTAAGCTTCTTGGATCAGCAGATTGAAGAAGGCAGCAATGCTGTTGTCAAAAATAAGGAGAGTTTGAG gGAGTTCACAGATAAGGCTATGGAAGATATAAATAGGTTCCAGGAACAGAAAATATTAGATCTCAAGGATATACTTACAAGCTATGCCTTCTTACAACTGAAAGCAAGTAAAAAG AATCTTCAAACATGGACCCAAGTGAGAGATTGTCTCCAAAACATCACCTGA
- the LOC123319019 gene encoding protein phtf isoform X1, whose product MGIEDSFIWYQKKIGTYDKQQWETSIEQKILNGLNNISMRSTKPNTNLIDLDLVRGSSFTKAKPQHGLVTVAKQATLRCVLLPFYAKWWIRRTSKLEFGIFLALYLLLWANITIYFIQGHSSKELDMSMMLPYTEILIPFTMTWVMTLIFSQIVSTKPLTEPSKKTRGHKPKQFRRRRNQVRKNDSRVSFADSSVDSSTPKVTVTQPEEEVDVVEPVPKNEETEQDDPAPSDEGNKEEEEDIPVIQNDAERRDKCYCKSRRPLNFLAVRRPRTQGDDDGFESFCGNGSRTSEEEIPTSPDCHVCKKCNRWIRQVQGVKNFLDNRSNSESRAFSSDSESEADIRRLPSALRKMNYSHVESTLDDTDEFTEQVEWMGVTTNSDDCSYTSDMDDVRSNSRLRSSCEYNYTPTAILNPPSAKVSCTVWERREIKKADLSMLDISSAIIARVESMPESMDYFYIGVCVSVVLAFLPIIHRSAKDMISFAEFEHIIFNFVLEVNCNRLLNAMSEILNDCYGTTFWERIFRINASVQRCTLATFYFFLLSVAERTFKQRFLYAKLFSHLTSFRKAQKSKLPHFRLNKVRNIKTWLSVRAYLKRRGPQRSVDVIVSTAFILMMMLMSFLCIELLKETLSLNILSNVEALVWCFGLGIFLLRFLTLGTRINKKYRNLSVLLTEQINLHLQIEQKPHKKEELNVANNVLKLAIDLLKELESPFKIIGFSANPIIANITKVVILSAFSGVLSDMLGFKLKLHKIKIK is encoded by the exons ATGGGTATTGAGGATTCGTTTATCTG GTATCAGAAGAAAATTGGAACCTACGATAAACAACAATGGGAAACCAGTATAGAACAAAAAATTCTCAATGGTTTGAATAACATTTCGATGAGAAGCACTAAACCAAACACCAACCTTATTGATCTCGATTTAGTGAGAG GTTCATCTTTCACTAAAGCCAAACCACAGCATGGCCTAGTAACCGTGGCCAAGCAGGCAACGCTACGATGTGTTTTGTTGCCTTTTTATGCAAAATGGTGGATTCGTCGTACCTCAAAGTTAGAATTTGGAATTTTCCTGGCTCTTTACTTGCTACTTTGGGCAAACATAACTATTTATTTCATCCAAGGGCATTCTTCTAAAGAACTGGATATGTCGATG ATGCTTCCGTACACAGAAATTCTCATTCCTTTCACCATGACCTGGGTTATGACCTTGATCTTCTCTCAAATAGTTTCTACTAAACCTCTGACAGAACCTTCTAAAAAAACGAGAGGTCACAAACCGAAGCAATTCAGAAGAAGGAGGAATCAGGTGCGAAAAAATGACTCTCGCGTTTCTTTTGCTGACTCGTCTGTGGACTCGTCAACTCCAAAAGTGACAGTGACACAGCCAGAAGAAGAGGTAGATGTCGTTGAACCTGTTCCGAAAAATGAGGAAACTGAACAGGACGATCCTGCTCCTAGTGATGAAGGCAAcaaagaggaagaagaagataTTCCGGTTATCCAGAATGACGCTGAAAGACGGGATAAATGTTATTGCAAAAGTAGaag GCCTTTGAACTTTCTAGCAGTTAGGAGACCTCGCACCCAAGGTGATGATGACGGTTTTGAGAGCTTTTGCGGTAATGGTTCTCGAACCAGTGAAGAAGAAATACCGACCTCCCCAGATTGTCATGTTTGCAAAAAGTGCAATAGATGGATCAGGCAAGTTCAAGgggtaaagaattttttggacAATAGATCGAATAGTGAAAGTAGAGCATTCAGTTCCGATAGTGAAAGTGAAGCTGATATAAGAAGGCTACCATCCGCTTTG AGGAAAATGAATTACTCTCATGTTGAGAGTACTCTTGACGATACAGATGAATTCACTGAGCAGGTTGAATGGATGGGCGTTACGACCAATAGTGACGATTGCAGCTACACTTCAGATATGGACGATGTGAGAAGTAATAGTAGGTTAAGGAGCAGCTGCGAGTACAACTACACACCAACAGCCATCTTGAACCCCCCAAGTGCAAAAG TCAGCTGTACTGTTTGGGAAAGAAGGGAAATCAAAAAGGCAGATCTGTCAATGTTAGATATCAGCTCCGCAATCATCGCTAGGGTGGAATCGATGCCCGAGTCCATGGATTATTTTTACATTGGGGTCTGCGTATCCGTGGTACTGGCCTTTTTACCCATCATCCACCGTTCAGCCAAGGATATGATATCTTTCGCCGAATTTGAGCATATTATCTTCAATTTCGTTCTGGAGGTCAACTGCAACCGACTGCTGAATGCTATGTCGGAAATCTTGAATGACTGCTACGGAACAACCTTCTG GGAGAGGATATTCAGAATAAACGCATCTGTTCAGAGATGCACCCTAGCTACATTTTACTTTTTCTTGCTCTCTGTAGCGGAAAGAACTTTCAAACAACGTTTCCTCTACGCGAAGCTATTCTCACATCTGACCTCATTTCGTAAAGCACAAAAATCGAAACTTCCCCATTTCAGATTGAACAAGGTTAGGAATATAAAGACGTGGTTGTCCGTCAGGGCCTACTTGAAGAGGAGGGGACCGCAAAGATCGGTGGATGTTATCGTGTCCACCGCTTTCATACTCATGATGATGCTTATGTCGTTCCTATGCATCGAATTGTTGAAG gaaacACTTTCCttgaatattttgtcgaatgTTGAAGCTTTGGTTTGGTGTTTTGGACTGGGCATTTTTCTGTTACGATTTCTCACCCTAGGAACGAGGATCAACAAGAAATACAGAAACTTGTCTGTTCTTTTAACGGAACAGATCAATCTGCATCTACAGATTGAGCAGAAGCCGCATAAGAAAGAAGAGTTGAATGTGGCTAACAACGTGCTTAAACTGGCCATTGATCTGTTGAAG GAGTTGGAAAGTCCCTTTAAAATCATAGGATTTTCTGCTAATCCAATCATCGCCAACATCACGAAAGTGGTCATACTTTCTGCTTTCTCCGGCGTTTTATCGGACATGTTAGGCTTCAAACTGAAACTCCATAAGATAAAAATCAAATAA
- the LOC123318523 gene encoding uncharacterized protein LOC123318523: MDDQSVDAYRNGFLCLLVCTALGIWFFMRIIKNRRKFNHNMELIGHELKRMEDKIRNSGNGTSEDEESLLADQSGMGLVDLLNQLKELEEEEMKRKLEKEEEISCPDDEEDVTPVQDKKND; the protein is encoded by the exons ATGGATGACCAGAGCGTTGATGCTTATAGGAACGGTTTTTTGTGCCTTCTTGTTTGCACAGCTCtaggaatatggtttttcatgcGTATTATCaaaaatagaaggaaattcaatCATAATATGGAGTTGATAGGGCACGAGTTGAAGAGGATGGAAGACAAAATTCGTAACAGCGGAAATGGTACGAGTGAAGACGAGGAAAGTCTATTGGCTGACCAGTCTGGAATGGGTTTAGTGGATTTGTTGAATCAGCTG AAGGAACTAGAAGAAGAGGAGATGAAGAGAAAACTTGAGAAAGAAGAGGAGATCAGTTGTCCAGATGATGAAGAAGATGTTACTCCTGTTCAAGATAAGAAGAATGACTGA